One window from the genome of Bacillota bacterium encodes:
- a CDS encoding DUF4363 family protein — MIQRILIYSGVVLLLLVMLVVMNLKFLIDGPLGSNLKFPALLETLEEQIEEEQWDQAKETQSVIQNLWRRYAVQVGVSLQTSEVTAFEEQLIRLETALEFQDKPKAMEETRLMMYTWRTLGQ, encoded by the coding sequence ATGATTCAACGTATTCTCATCTATTCCGGTGTGGTACTGCTGCTCCTTGTGATGCTAGTGGTGATGAACCTGAAGTTCCTAATCGATGGTCCCCTCGGTTCCAATCTGAAGTTTCCCGCCCTGCTGGAAACCCTAGAGGAGCAGATCGAGGAAGAACAATGGGATCAGGCGAAAGAAACCCAGAGCGTAATCCAGAACCTATGGCGCCGCTATGCCGTACAAGTGGGTGTCAGCCTGCAAACATCTGAGGTCACCGCCTTTGAGGAACAGTTAATCCGTCTAGAAACCGCATTGGAATTTCAAGACAAACCTAAGGCCATGGAAGAAACAAGGCTGATGATGTACACCTGGAGAACCTTGGGCCAGTGA
- a CDS encoding tRNA threonylcarbamoyladenosine dehydratase, with protein sequence MEHQFSRTELLIGKAGVEKLAQSKVAIFGLGGVGSFCCEALARSGIGHLVLVDPDSVSPSNLNRQLPALHSTLGQLKTEVLARRIHDINPACKVTTYSFAYTPETRDQLIQNYDYVADAIDSIADKVDLIKTCVERNIPIISAMGAGRKLDPTAFRVADLQDTDTCPLARAVRQRLRKFNIQSGVKVVFSREKPLPQGESRVPGSISFVPPVVGMILASVIIKDILGIAQDKG encoded by the coding sequence ATGGAGCATCAATTCAGTCGTACAGAATTGTTGATTGGCAAAGCAGGAGTCGAAAAGCTGGCCCAAAGCAAGGTAGCCATCTTTGGACTTGGCGGCGTGGGCTCCTTCTGCTGTGAAGCTTTGGCTCGCAGTGGCATTGGCCACTTGGTGCTCGTGGACCCGGACTCCGTCAGCCCCAGCAACTTGAACCGGCAACTGCCAGCCCTGCACAGCACCCTGGGTCAATTGAAGACCGAGGTTTTGGCCCGCCGCATTCACGACATCAATCCGGCGTGTAAGGTGACAACCTATTCCTTTGCCTATACCCCCGAAACCAGGGATCAGCTGATCCAGAACTATGATTACGTGGCAGATGCCATCGATTCAATCGCAGATAAGGTCGATCTAATCAAGACCTGTGTGGAACGGAACATCCCCATCATCTCGGCCATGGGTGCTGGACGAAAGCTTGATCCCACCGCCTTCCGGGTGGCCGATCTGCAAGACACCGATACATGTCCCCTGGCCCGGGCGGTTCGGCAGAGACTGCGCAAATTCAACATCCAGTCAGGCGTTAAGGTAGTCTTTTCCCGGGAAAAGCCCCTGCCCCAGGGGGAAAGCCGTGTCCCCGGCAGTATCTCCTTTGTACCACCAGTGGTGGGCATGATCCTGGCCAGTGTGATTATCAAGGACATTTTGGGAATAGCCCAAGACAAGGGGTAA